The proteins below come from a single Bacteroidota bacterium genomic window:
- a CDS encoding IS1182 family transposase, with translation MLVQQKEFQFSEYSSLYDLIVPKQNFLRKINDLIDFSFVYDELVNKYCHNNGRTAESPIRMFKYLLLKTIYNISDVDVVERSRFDMSFKYFLDMSPEDDVINPSSLTKFRKLRLKDTDLLNLLISKTVTIAIEKGVIRSKSIIVDATHTLSRSNPFSAIEVLRERSKQLRKTIYMYDEDWKERMPRKNVDNDLEKELAYCKELERIVEKEQSISSIPAVQEKLNILKETVEDIQENITLSKDEDAKIGHKSAESSFFGYKTHLAMTEERIITAAVVTSGEKGDGPELPNLLEISQENGIEVDTIIGDAAYSGKENIKLTSEQNIKIVAKLNPSITQGFRKNEDKFDYNKDADMFVCPAGHIAIRKARQGKKNRGKNQADTYYFDVEKCKTCPLRKGCYKEGAKTKTYAVTIKSDIHKEQIAFQETEYFKEKAKHRYKIEAKNGELKNVHGYGRAISYGINNMQMQSAMAIFTVNLKRIIKLTS, from the coding sequence ATGCTGGTACAACAAAAAGAATTTCAATTTAGTGAGTATAGTTCTCTTTATGATTTGATTGTACCAAAGCAGAATTTTCTCAGAAAGATTAATGACCTGATTGATTTTTCCTTTGTTTACGATGAATTGGTAAATAAATATTGTCACAATAATGGCCGTACAGCTGAAAGTCCAATTCGTATGTTTAAGTATTTATTGCTTAAGACAATTTATAATATATCTGATGTTGATGTTGTTGAGCGTTCACGATTTGATATGTCGTTCAAGTATTTTTTAGATATGTCACCTGAAGATGATGTAATCAATCCAAGTTCGCTCACAAAATTTAGAAAACTACGGTTGAAAGATACCGACTTGTTGAACCTCCTGATAAGTAAAACAGTCACCATTGCTATTGAAAAAGGAGTAATCCGTTCTAAATCAATCATTGTTGATGCTACCCATACGTTATCCAGATCAAATCCATTCTCAGCAATCGAAGTGTTAAGAGAACGCTCAAAACAACTTCGGAAAACTATTTATATGTATGATGAAGACTGGAAGGAACGTATGCCAAGAAAGAATGTTGACAATGATTTAGAAAAAGAGTTAGCTTATTGTAAAGAGCTAGAACGAATTGTTGAAAAAGAGCAATCCATCAGTTCAATTCCTGCGGTACAAGAAAAATTAAATATCTTAAAAGAAACTGTTGAAGACATTCAAGAAAACATCACATTATCAAAAGATGAGGATGCCAAAATAGGTCATAAATCCGCAGAGAGTTCATTCTTTGGGTATAAGACGCACTTAGCAATGACCGAAGAGCGCATAATAACGGCAGCCGTGGTAACATCAGGTGAAAAAGGAGATGGGCCAGAACTACCAAATCTTTTAGAAATTAGTCAGGAAAATGGCATTGAAGTTGACACAATTATAGGCGATGCAGCCTACTCAGGAAAAGAAAACATTAAATTAACTAGTGAGCAAAATATTAAAATAGTAGCTAAACTCAATCCATCAATTACGCAAGGTTTTAGAAAAAACGAAGACAAATTTGATTACAATAAGGATGCAGACATGTTTGTATGTCCTGCAGGCCACATCGCTATACGAAAGGCCAGACAAGGGAAAAAGAACAGAGGAAAAAACCAAGCAGATACATACTATTTTGATGTTGAAAAGTGTAAAACATGCCCGTTAAGAAAGGGTTGTTATAAAGAAGGAGCAAAGACAAAAACTTACGCTGTAACCATAAAATCAGATATTCACAAAGAACAAATTGCTTTTCAAGAAACAGAATACTTCAAAGAAAAAGCGAAACATCGCTACAAAATAGAAGCAAAAAATGGGGAGTTGAAAAATGTACATGGTTATGGAAGGGCAATATCATATGGAATAAATAACATGCAAATGCAAAGTGCCATGGCAATTTTTACGGTAAATCTCAAAAGAATTATAAAGCTAACTTCGTAA
- a CDS encoding DUF4837 family protein: MLRILFFLLILISFISCGDKTYLPQSTGKTGELLVVINDKNLETEAGKSIKNIFGQYQNGLPQEETVFTVIPFPENAFSKILQRHQNIFIADISSKNTLSSFSVKKNVWAENQLYLKVSAPDDSAFADILFKNRELLLGYFLEIELERLGNTIKKAQNKPVQKQLMDNHQIDLLIPKGYNIVMDTLNFVWLKYDTEKSSGGNMHQVNRNLLLYYQDYTSESMFNLDFLLNFQDSITKKYVQGPTIGSYMKTVEQYPVHKKPFNLNGNYAVELRGLWHLQGDFMGGPFLNYSTVDTTNNKLISMVSFIYAPNFDKREYLRELEAIMRTVHIK; the protein is encoded by the coding sequence ATGCTACGTATTTTATTCTTTTTATTGATTCTGATTTCATTTATTTCCTGCGGTGACAAAACCTATTTACCACAATCAACAGGCAAAACAGGTGAATTGTTGGTAGTAATAAATGACAAGAATCTTGAAACAGAGGCTGGAAAGAGTATAAAAAACATTTTTGGTCAATACCAAAATGGACTTCCTCAGGAAGAAACTGTATTTACTGTAATCCCATTTCCGGAAAATGCTTTTAGTAAAATTTTACAAAGGCATCAGAATATTTTTATTGCCGATATTTCCAGCAAAAACACCCTATCCAGCTTTTCTGTAAAAAAAAATGTATGGGCCGAAAATCAATTGTATTTAAAAGTTTCCGCTCCTGATGATTCAGCTTTTGCTGACATCCTTTTTAAAAACAGGGAGCTTCTTTTGGGTTATTTTCTGGAAATTGAATTAGAGCGTCTTGGGAACACAATTAAAAAAGCACAAAACAAGCCTGTTCAGAAACAGCTTATGGACAATCATCAAATAGACTTGCTAATACCAAAAGGATACAATATTGTAATGGATACCTTAAATTTTGTTTGGCTAAAATATGATACCGAAAAATCATCCGGTGGGAATATGCATCAGGTTAATAGAAACTTACTTTTATACTACCAGGACTATACCAGCGAAAGCATGTTTAACCTTGATTTCCTTTTGAATTTCCAGGATTCAATTACAAAAAAATATGTACAGGGCCCCACAATAGGTTCTTATATGAAAACAGTTGAGCAATATCCTGTCCACAAAAAACCTTTTAATCTAAATGGAAATTATGCTGTTGAACTAAGAGGGCTTTGGCACCTACAAGGCGATTTTATGGGAGGGCCATTTTTGAACTACTCAACTGTGGATACAACAAATAATAAACTTATATCCATGGTTTCATTTATTTATGCCCCAAATTTCGATAAAAGGGAATATTTAAGGGAGTTGGAAGCTATAATGCGAACAGTTCATATTAAATAA
- the ispG gene encoding (E)-4-hydroxy-3-methylbut-2-enyl-diphosphate synthase, whose translation MKTIPSNQYCNDLNAYSRFKTRVVKVGNLAIGGDNPIRIQSMTTTDTMDTFATVEQSIRMIEAGCELVRITAPSMNEARNLENIKKELIKRGYNTPLVADIHFTPNAAELAARIVEKVRVNPGNYVDKKKFQVIEYTNSAYNAELERIRQRFVPLVKICKEYGTAMRIGTNHGSLSDRILNRYGDTPLGMVESALEFLRICEDHNYYDIVLSMKASNTQVMVQAYRLLVNKMMEFGMNYPLHLGVTEAGEGEDGRIKSAVGIGALLEDGIGDTVRVSLTEEPEFEIPIAKALIERYIKPRSGSIKELVVHKKALEIHNPFEYRKRKTREILNIGGSNVPRVIADFSHKEKITAASLFAVGYNYSVALDKWNIADSACDFIYAGENKIDFETPGTLGIIYNAGTWKKSFANKPGAYPVFSWNDYFSSERHSTVLNFILIDVHTISSEFLNQIKNDNTAVLIADTFSKHGMAEQRAFFFLLNELENSQPVIIRRNYKQLTEENLQLYSGTDIGSLFIDGFGDGIWIQTIDCGSLKNVNNTAFNILQATRTRISKTEYISCPSCGRTLFDLQETTARIRQVTDHLKGIKIGIMGCIVNGPGEMADADYGYVGTGVGKITLYKGREVVKKNIASVEAVDALVDLIKIHGDWVEKPV comes from the coding sequence ATGAAAACCATTCCCTCCAACCAGTACTGTAATGATTTAAATGCATATTCACGTTTTAAGACACGTGTAGTCAAGGTAGGAAATTTGGCTATAGGTGGAGATAATCCAATTCGTATTCAATCCATGACTACCACTGATACCATGGATACTTTTGCAACTGTTGAACAATCAATTCGAATGATAGAGGCCGGCTGTGAACTGGTAAGGATTACAGCACCGAGCATGAACGAGGCCAGGAATCTGGAAAACATAAAAAAGGAATTAATCAAAAGAGGATATAATACCCCCCTTGTTGCTGATATTCATTTTACCCCTAATGCTGCTGAACTTGCAGCACGTATTGTAGAAAAAGTAAGAGTAAATCCAGGTAATTATGTTGACAAGAAAAAATTTCAGGTAATAGAATACACCAATAGTGCTTACAATGCAGAATTAGAGAGGATTCGCCAACGGTTTGTTCCCCTTGTTAAAATCTGTAAGGAATATGGTACTGCCATGCGAATAGGAACCAATCATGGTTCACTTTCGGATAGGATTTTAAACCGTTATGGAGATACTCCCCTTGGAATGGTGGAATCAGCATTGGAATTTTTGAGGATTTGTGAAGATCATAATTATTATGACATTGTATTGTCCATGAAAGCCAGCAATACCCAGGTTATGGTTCAAGCTTACCGGCTTTTGGTTAATAAAATGATGGAGTTTGGGATGAACTATCCTTTGCATTTAGGAGTAACTGAAGCAGGGGAGGGAGAAGACGGAAGGATTAAATCTGCAGTTGGAATTGGAGCCCTTCTTGAGGATGGAATAGGGGACACAGTTAGGGTTTCTTTAACTGAAGAACCAGAATTTGAAATTCCTATTGCCAAGGCTCTCATAGAAAGATATATTAAACCTAGAAGTGGCTCAATTAAGGAATTAGTAGTACATAAAAAGGCATTAGAAATTCACAATCCTTTTGAATATCGCAAAAGAAAAACAAGGGAAATATTAAATATTGGCGGATCAAATGTTCCAAGAGTAATTGCGGATTTTAGCCATAAAGAGAAAATTACTGCGGCATCTTTATTTGCTGTAGGTTATAATTATTCTGTTGCTCTTGATAAATGGAATATTGCAGATTCTGCCTGCGATTTTATTTATGCCGGTGAGAATAAAATAGATTTTGAAACTCCAGGAACTCTTGGAATAATATATAATGCCGGAACCTGGAAAAAATCTTTTGCTAATAAACCAGGAGCGTATCCTGTTTTTTCCTGGAATGACTATTTTTCTTCTGAGCGTCATTCAACTGTATTAAATTTTATTCTTATAGATGTTCATACCATTAGCAGTGAGTTTTTAAATCAAATTAAGAATGATAACACCGCAGTTCTGATTGCCGATACTTTTTCCAAACATGGTATGGCTGAGCAAAGAGCATTCTTTTTCCTTTTGAATGAATTGGAAAATTCACAACCCGTAATAATAAGGAGAAATTATAAGCAGCTAACCGAGGAAAATCTACAACTTTATTCAGGAACTGATATAGGCTCTTTGTTTATTGATGGATTCGGAGATGGAATATGGATTCAGACAATTGATTGCGGCAGCCTTAAAAATGTAAATAATACAGCATTTAATATTCTTCAAGCAACGAGAACAAGGATTTCTAAAACCGAGTATATTTCCTGTCCTTCTTGTGGAAGAACTTTGTTTGATTTACAAGAAACCACTGCACGTATTCGGCAGGTAACAGACCATCTTAAAGGGATAAAAATAGGAATCATGGGATGCATAGTAAATGGGCCAGGAGAAATGGCTGATGCAGATTATGGTTATGTAGGAACGGGTGTTGGTAAAATAACCCTTTACAAAGGAAGGGAAGTTGTTAAAAAGAATATTGCTTCGGTAGAGGCTGTGGATGCCCTGGTTGATTTAATAAAGATTCATGGAGATTGGGTTGAAAAGCCTGTATAA